In Cryptococcus neoformans var. neoformans JEC21 chromosome 5 sequence, one genomic interval encodes:
- a CDS encoding cytoplasm protein, putative has protein sequence MSPSHSIVGLEKLETCRKALLKASPQDLQDVQLLSEATEIILSPQEEKLHLKLLELLLALLRQLTTVLSLSPNGPVRSLAQDRLAPEFQPGKPLILFLSANIDHGLKVQQTRSVEVLAAAAKLAVTISSQGILASSASSAARHDNFMVPLFTCIAGGDVTNRGDLSILIALLPYIPPSAIPSSLFDKLLSELHVAHNASVRCHLAADLAIVLGGASLAAPSSNLPSTPEQQKRILLPLRSAFATSQPSSTLLHVSRYLLPRLFSLFPSLLLTLLSMLGAPDPVYGAWVAVASIGVQQGLISIEDLPQEDVMVVLESDEPETRLRAFELVSGRKEYTESVIELIKLSFKRNEALSSAGARSAFSSATYAFFVRLHQYETLARRTLRKLSKQPNTSSTVTEATQLRGSLSKTADFHSWFLHFIHDNLWHARRYPVFRVLLVLNLLGRYLEVFGDDEGVQGKIYTQDMVENLLACQASEFTEVRSRARKILDDAKVSLTGYESLHTPSAQALLVSAFASLDHPRKTQAEAGKAALCILFGKVVHYGTVRESLEFVQNIITKLEKGVEVIERDLVQIENHPLHGLLGAIKDVILCLNIKTVEAQQTWSPIFRQLMSLVIRIWNATRAVISLAPSGLVSADENGVEGSARADHEIARAYEVLGGGEEGEEEDGMDHTGLLFGCWRATMTAGELLAAIFILPLARGGPSQLIWSVQDVNAAGTTFLTWLHEIRHRGTFSKLANAFAQLVEAVRAIESLQSLCDDWLTDELRAISSDQHSTTRRSAALPYSILSIVSNSEALLEKAVTSLLEFAKVENASTSNVTKVHALNVLKIVLLDARQTKWFDVWFERSVITALQAFESPDWNVRNVGLILFSTLVHRCLAPPRGGQDYYRSRTTLASRRPFSLFHNKYPLILPFLKEYLTKGSNPDCQTRIRHSPLLPILIIVRSLRWSDKNSEMLSDLARAVEPYLRSREYQIRQTAAQALSSTVSPSEALQRALSIENYLSPSPEMANETHGYICFLRQLISNFIEWETVNAESRAGIDNILLRLVKEYIPGTHPTITADVIGCVESYLVCTSVGKGSLVTEITSRAQKYMNRASRAFVPAEEFRLAACAAVLSTHAASPSIILSLLGSSSSEASNIVILENLWHLQESYSPELVDRVISLGVRGKAGEGIQLKALNVLSEITWQSVDCDALAEWKEKGGRFESVCEALDRIVINSKCVPIREAALVALAWALHHALTNSPGESKKVIPMYGRLAQYVLRASHEDESQPARFAAYKALTHLTSHLVHLPHPSFHQTLIRLAQDDDEEIRHGAARIIVGMLGDEKSVVQQRAVEMWYDWATRLLSGFDRDSDELGQWLVWISDLAQDHKGYEHDVKTLKGGVDSEVLFEIEPSNIFRDPLVDVFYASRLLSNLRLAGLLGDRLSHLVPETKTRPEIHLIENVTQTPTTVTTACDDSNLQSPEHAEYLELDRVAKEPCVSSPSPIDDAWEARRSFMRRKKLQRMIVPKEGCRQESR, from the exons ATGTCGCCTTCCCATAGCATCGTCGGGCTGGAGAAGCTTGAAACTTGCCGTAAAGCGCTATTGAAAGCCAGTCCTCAAGATCTGCAAGATGT CCAACTACTTTCAGAAGCCACAGAAATCATTCTGAGTcctcaagaagaaaagctcCACCTCAAACTGCTGGAGTTGCTCCTTGCACTTTTACGGCAGCTTACTACAGTACTATCACTATCGCCCAATGGACCAGTTCGCTCCTTGGCGCAGGACAGACTAGCGCCTGAATTTCAACCTGGAAAGCCCCTCATATTATTCCTTTCAGCAAATATTGATCATGGGCTCAAGGTTCAACAAACACGTTCAGTAGAGGTGCTTGCGGCAGCCGCCAAATTGGCGGTCACCATATCGTCCCAGGGTATATTGGCCTCGTCGGCCTCATCTGCGGCACGCCATGACAACTTCATGGTCCCATTATTCACATGTATTGCCGGCGGAGACGTCACAAATCGTGGTGACTTGTCAATTCTGATCGCTTTACTTCCATACATCCCGCCTAGCGCAATTCCCTCAAGTTTGTTCGATAAACTCTTAAGCGAATTACACGTGGCTCACAACGCCAGTGTACGTTGCCATTTGGCCGCCGATCTTGCCATTGTCCTTGGTGGTGCATCCCTAGCGgctccctcttccaatcTACCATCCACTCCTGAACAACAGAAGCGTATTCTGTTGCCACTACGTTCTGCCTTTGCAACTTCCCAACCGTCATCCACTTTACTTCATGTGTCGCGATATTTATTGCCACGCCTTTTCAgtctctttccttccttacTTTTAACCCTTTTATCCATGCTAGGCGCACCGGATCCTGTTTACGGGGCATGGGTAGCTGTTGCGTCGATTGGCGTGCAACAGGGATTAATCAGCATAGAGGATCTACCGCAAGAAGATGTCATGGTTGTCTTAGAAAGTGACGAGCCTGAAACACGGTTAAGGGCATTTGAGCTTGTGAGCGGGCGAAAAGAGTATACGGAAAGCGTTATAGAATTGATCAAATTGAGTTTCAAGCGTAACGAAGCCCTCTCAAGTGCCGG TGCTCGTTCTGCTTTCTCCTCAGCTACCTATGCTTTTTTCGTCCGTCTTCATCAGTATGAGACTTTGGCGCGTCGTACGCTGCGCAAATTATCTAAACAACCCAATACGTCTTCTACGGTCACCGAAGCCACACAACTGCGAGGATCACTCTCCAAAACAGCGGATTTCCACTCTTGGTTTCTTCATTTCATCCATGATAATCTATGGCACGCACGAAGATACCCTGTTTTTAGGGTGTTATTGGTGCTAAATTTGCTAGGAAGATACTTGGAGGTgtttggtgatgatgaaggagtaCAAGGCAAGATCTATACACAAGACATGGTGGAAAATCTGCTTGCTTGCCAAGCAAGCGAATTCACAGAGGTGCGATCCAGAGCGCGCAAGAT CCTGGATGACGCCAAGGTTTCGCTGACTGGTTACGAGTCCCTTCATACACCATCCGCACAAGCTTTGCTTGTCTCAGCTTTTGCCTCGTTGGATCATCCTCGAAAGACCCAAGCCGAGGCAGGTAAAGCTGCCCTTTGCATTCTTTTTGGGAAAGTCGTCCACTATGGCACAGTAAGAGAGTCTTTGGAGTTTGTGCAGAATATAATTAcgaagctggagaagggagtTGAGGTTATCGAAAGAGACTTGGTGCAAATAGAaaatcatcctcttcatggTTTACTCGGAGCCATCAA GGACGTCATCCTATGTCTGAACATCAAGACAGTTGAAGCACAGCAAACTTGGTCTCCGATATTCCGTCAACTTATGTCTCTTGTTATTCGTATCTGGAACGCAACTCGTGCTGTCATTTCCCTGGCCCCCTCTGGACTGGTGTCTGCGGACGAAAACGGTGTGGAAGGTAGTGCCAGGGCTGATCACGAAATAGCTAGGGCCTATGAGGTGCTCGgcggaggggaagaaggagaagaggaagatgggatgGATCATACGGGACTATTATTTGGCTGTTGGCGAGCAACTATGACAGCTGG GGAGCTGCTAGCTGCCATTTTCATTTTACCCCTCGCACGAGGCGGTCCGTCTCAGCTCATTTGGTCGGTTCAGGACGTCAACGCTGCTGGCACAACGTTCCTCACTTGGTTGCATGAGATTCGACACCGCGGTACTTTTTCAAAGCTTGCCAACGCCTTTGCTCAACTGGTAGAGGCAGTACGGGCGATTGAAAGCCTGCAAAGTCTATGCGATGATTGGTTAACAGATGAATTGAGAGCAATTTCTTCTGACCAGCATTCAACCACTAGGCGATCGGCTGCTTTACCGTATAGTATATTGTCAATCGTATCCAATTCTGAGGCACTGCTGGAAAAGGCAGTGACCTCGCTCCTCGAGTTTGCCAAGGTTGAAAATGCGTCGACGTCAAATGTCACCAAAGTTCATGCGCTAAATGTCCTCAAAATCGTATTGCTCGATGCCAGACAAACTAAGTGGTTTGATGTGTGGTTTGAGCGAAGTGTGATCACTGCTCTTCAGGCCTTTGAATCACCAGA CTGGAATGTTCGGAATGTTGGTCTTATTCTCTTTTCCACTCTCGTCCACCGTTGCCTTGCCCCTCCTCGTGGTGGGCAAGATTATTATCGCTCCCGAACAACACTCGCCTCTCGCAGGCCTTTTTCCCTATTCCATAACAAATATCCTCTcattcttccatttcttaAGGAGTATCTCACCAAGGGTTCAAATCCTGACTGCCAGACTCGCATCAGACATTCACCTTTACTTCCCATTTTGATCATTGTCAGAAGTCTCAGATGGTCAGACAAAAACTCAGAGATGCTTTCTGATTTGGCACGAGCTGTAGAGCCTTACTTGAGAAGCAGGGAATATCAG ATCAGACAAACAGCTGCCCAAGCCCTATCATCGACAGTTTCTCCGTCTGAGGCCCTTCAACGTGCCCTCTCTATAGAAAATTATCTTTCTCCGTCTCCAGAGATGGCCAATGAGACGCACGGTTACATATGTTTCCTCCGACAGCTTATCAGCAACTTCATCGAATGGGAAACTGTTAATGCTGAATCACGGGCTGGCATCGACAACATCCTGCTGCGCCTTGTAAAAGAGTACATCCCCGGAACTCATCCCACCATCACCGCCGACGTTATCGGTTGTGTAGAGTCATACCTGGTTTGCACAAGCGTGGGAAAGGGATCACTCGTCACTGAGATTACTTCCCGTGCTCAGAAATATATGAATCGGGCGAGTCGCGCATTCGTGCCTGCGGAGGAGTTCCGTCTTGCGGCTTGTGCTGCTGTCCTGTCCACCCATGCTGCCTCGCCATCGATCATCTTATCTCTCTTAGGTTCTTCATCCAGTGAGGCCTCAAACATCGTTATTCTTGAAAATCTCTGGCATCTTCAAGAATCCTACTCACCGGAATTAGTGGATCGTGTTATATCGTTAGGGGTGAGAGGGAAAGCAGGCGAAGGCATTCAGTTAAAGGCTTTGAATGTGCTTTCAGAGATCACATGGCAATCAGTGGACTGCGACGCTTTGGCggaatggaaagagaagggtggCCGTTTTGAGTCAGTTTGCGAGGCGTTGGACAGGATTGTGATAAACTCAAAATGTGTACCAATCAGGGAAGCCGCGTTGGTGGCATTGGCTTGGGCTCTCCATCAT GCGCTTACCAACTCCCCGGGAGAGAGTAAAAAAGTGATCCCAATGTATGGAAGATTGGCCCAATATGTCCTCCGCGCCTCtcatgaagatgag TCCCAACCGGCTCGCTTCGCCGCTTACAAAGCTTTGACTCACCTTACTTCCCATCTCGTTCATCTACCGCATCCCTCATTCCATCAAACCCTTATACGCTTGGCacaggatgatgatgaagaaattCGCCATGGCGCTGCAAGGATCATCGTCGGTATGCTCGGAGACGAAAAAAGTGTAGTACAGCAGAGGGCTGTAGAAATGTGGTACGATTGGGCCACTCGTCTGTTGTCGGGCTTTGACAGAGATAGCGATGAACTCGGACAGTGGTTGGTTTGGATTTCAGATCTGGCCCAGGATCACAAAGGTTACG AACACGATGTCAAGACTCTGAAAGGCGGGGTTGATTCGGAAGTGCTATTTGAAATTGAGCCCTCCAACATCTTCCGTGATCCTCTCGTGGATGTCTTCTACGCGTCCAGATTGCTATCCAATCTTAGATTAGCTGGACTTCTCGGTGATCGTTTGTCGCATCTTGTCCCTGAAACAAAGACGCGGCCGGAAATCCACCTCATTGAAAATGTTACGCAGACGCCCACTACAGTCACGACGGCCTGTGATGATAGTAACCTTCAATCTCCTGAGCACGCCGAGTACTTGGAATTGGATCGTGTAGCAAAAGAACCATGTGTCAGCAGCCCGAGTCCGATCGACGATGCGTGGGAAGCTAGGAGGAGCTTTATGCGAAGAAAAAAATTACAGAGGATGATTGTTCCAAAGGAAGGCTGTCGGCAGGAATCCCgatga
- a CDS encoding nucleoside-diphosphate kinase, putative — protein MSTTEQTYIMIKPDGVQRGLVGEIIGRFEKRGFKLVALKLHTPSKEHLEKHYSDLSEKPFFPRLIEYMMSGPVVCMVWEGLDAVKTGRVMLGATNPLASAPGTIRGDYALQVGMNVCHGSDSVENGQKEIALWFPEGINQYKLSSQAWLYEA, from the exons ATGTCTACCACTGAGCAGACCTACATCATGATCAA GCCTGACGGCGTCCAGCGAGGCCTCGTCGGCGAGATTATCGGCCGATTCGAGAAGCGAGGTTTCAAGCTCGTTGCTCTCAAGCTCCACACTCCTTCCAAG GAACACCTCGAGAAGCACTACTCTGACCTCTCCGAGAagcccttcttccctcgtcTCATTGAGTACA TGATGTCCGGCCCTGTTGTCTGCATGGTCTGGGAAGGTCTTGACGCCGTCAAGACTGGTCGAGTCATGCTCGGTGCTACCAACCCTCTTGCCTCTGCTCCTG GCACCATCAGGGGTGACTACGCTCTCCAGGTCGGCATG AACGTCTGCCACGGTTCCGACTCTGTTGAGAACGGTCAGAAGGAGATCGCCCTCTGGTTCCC TGAGGGTATCAACCAGTACAAGCTCTCTTCTCAGGCTTGGCTCTACGAGGCTTAA
- a CDS encoding branched-chain alpha-keto acid dehydrogenase E1-alpha subunit, putative, with product MPYNLLDAIFNTFRSEPLTKKHYQMRTALQAVTSYSRLPLAANASRRSLITGPPPNIPPIHNTTSTSAPLPLPTPLPSFSPPSIQDAKPLYVPGSQAERQARAGRMSRPLRRGTHESWWSAEMGWFNAVAKTIPTFRVLDEEGHMVKDGHESQATKEQTLSIYRTMTLIPIVDNVLYQSQRQGRISFYMQCAGEEAAIVGSAAAMLANDEIFGQYRESAALLHRGFTLDALMAQCFGNVDDKGTKGRMMPVHYSSPEHGFHTITSPLATQMPQAAGAAYMLKLDEERQGDCVICYFGDGAASEGDFHAALGMNSVLGGPCIWFCRNNGFAISTPIIDQYAGDGIASRGPAYGLDTIRVDGNDALAVYAAVCEARKRAVEGKKGVLVEAMTYRVGHHSTSDDSSMYRAIEEVKEWSVVDNPIHRLRSYLVSKKWWSEEEEKALLKKNKADVLKAFSRAEKLPKPKLGEMFNDVWGVAPGEEVPAVIMEQRAELGRLLKKYGEVWPPWKKELKKFVEQGEDVMDCDGKGA from the exons ATGCCTTACAATCTTTTAGATGCAATCTTCAACACTTTTCGAAGTGAACCATTGACCAAGAAACACTATCAGATGAGGACAGCTTTACAAGCCGTGACGAGCTACAGCCGGCTACCACTTGCTGCCAATGCTTCAAGAAGGTCATTG ATTACTGGACCTCCGCCCAATATCCCACCAATTCACAATACTACGTCAACTTCAGCTCCCCTCCCGCTTCCAACCCCGCTGCCTTCCTTTTCGCCTCCTTCGATTCAAGATGCCAAGCCACTTTACGTACCAGGAAGTCAAGCAGAGAGGCAGGCAAGGGCTGGAAGGATGAGCAGACCTTTGAGACGGGGCACCCACGAAAGTTGGTGGTCTGCAGAAATGGGATGGTTCAATGCTGTGGCCAAG ACTATCCCCACCTTCCGTGtgttggatgaagagggcCATATGGTCAAGGATGGTCATGAATCACAG GCAACAAAAGAACAGACACTTTCCAT CTATCGCACAATGACTCTCATACCAATAGTGGACAATGTCCTTTACCAATCTCAACGCCAGGGCCGTATTTCCTTTTATATGCAGTGTGCAGGCGAAGAAGCTGCCATCGTTGGTAGTGCCGCTGCCATGCTCGCGAACGATGAGATTTTTGGCCAATAT AGAGAGTCTGCCGCTCTACTGCATAGAGGCTTTACCCTTGACGCTCTCATGGCGCAATGTTTTGGCAATGTAGACGACAAAGGCACCAAAGGCAGAATGATGCCTGTTCATTACTCTTCCCCTGAGCATGGTTTCCACACTATCACAAGTCCACTCGCCACTCA GATGCCTCAAGCCGCGGGAGCGGCCTATATGTTGAAACTCGACGAAGAGAGACAAGGGGATTGTGTAATATGCTATTTCGGTGACG GTGCGGCCAGTGAAGGAGATTTTCATGCGGCTCTAGGAATGAACTCTGTCTTGGGCGGACCTTGCATCTGGTTCTGTCGTAATAATGG GTTTGCTATCTCAACCCCCATTATTGACCAATATGCCGGTGACGGAATTGCCTCCCGTGGACCAGCATACGGCCTCGACACTATCCGAGTAGATGGTAATGATGCACTGGCCGTCTACGCTGCGGTCTGTGAAGCTAGAAAGCGAGCGgtagaagggaagaagggggtgTTGGTAGAGGCCATGACTTACCGAGTAGGGCATCACTCAACAAGCGATGATTCGAGCATGTACAGGGCAATCGAAGAGGTAAAGGAATGGTCGGTTGTAG ACAACCCGATACATAGGCTCCGATCTTACTTGGTTTCTAAAAAGTGGTGGtccgaagaggaggagaaagcaCTTCtaaagaagaacaaggcaGACGTTTTGAAAGCTTTCAGTAGAGCCGAAAAGCTGCCCAAGCCAAAGCTCGGAGAGATGTTCAATGACGTTTGGGGCGTCGCtccaggagaagaagtacCTGCTGTCATT ATGGAGCAAAGGGCAGAACTTGGAAGGCTATTGAAGAAGTATGGGGAAGTCTGGCCTCcttggaagaaagaacTCAAGAAATTCGTCGAACAAGGGGAAGACGTCATGGACTGTGACGGGAAAGGCGCATAG
- a CDS encoding glucan 1,4-alpha-glucosidase, putative, whose protein sequence is MASRTEMESDDLLSFEKSLFLPRNATPRPYISRTEHNCHRYRSVVIKGLFLCLLILSAIVISVSLGLWPHYLNSRSVRFDHWSGHQNVFLESRILANIGPGIGAKEGLVVASPSKGHGKEPDYYYTWTHDSALTISTLIPHLRFDLADINNTTEPWELYSALSDVLKEYLFRDYIESQAEIQIGKNPSGDLKKGGLNEPKFHVDGTPFTGNWGRPQRDGPALRAIAVMIYANFLLDRGFPSDVSYVQQRIYDPRHLKSPGRVLKNDLEEVAHGWSKGGFDLWEEVDGHHLFTLLVSRKALYDGSTFAKRLNDVGAADHYLAQAHSITQKLSSFWDSKRGYWLSSLSGRDFELVQLKSEFNFTNAYPRREWLDCSIPLSIIHAGSHTLQPSHNFSFPFSATDPSVLSTIHLYIKSFDGLYSINDGKPWSDGWALGRYKEDVYDGKGQSQGNPWFICTFSVAHSLYLAYKEFREAGAIVIANQTVAFWEDVVSISSKPPKVREGDVWTEGEDWQFKEGMKCLKDVAGRFMEVGQQVAAANGGRMSEQIDRDDGQCRGARDLTWSYASLLDLIRVRSDLD, encoded by the exons ATGGCATCAAGAACAGAGATGGAATCCGACGATCTTCTCTCATTCGAAAAGAGCCTGTTCCTACCCAGAAATGCGACGCCGCGCCCATACATTTCTAGAACTGAACACAACTGTCACAGGTATAGGAGTGTGGTCATCAAGGGGCTATTTCTCTGCCTTCTCATATTATCTGCGATAGTTATCAGCGTCTCTCTAGGACTTTGGCCCCATTATTTGAATTCGCGGTCGGTACGCTTTGACCACTGGAGTGGTCACCAAAATGTTTTTTTGGAGTCTAGAATTTTGGCGAATATAGGACCAGGGATAGGCGCAAAGGAAGGGCTTGTAGTGGCCAGTCCTAGTAAGGGACATGGAAAAGAGCCAGACTACTAC TATACCTGGACCCATGATTCTGCTCTAACCATTTCTACATTGATACCTCATTTGAGATTTGATTTAGCCGATATCAATAATACCACCGAACCGTGGGAGTTATACAGCGCCCTGTCTGACGTACTAAAGGAATATCTCTTTCGGGACTATATTGAAAGTCAAGCAGAGATACAAATAGGCAAAAACCCTTCTGGTGACTTGAAAAAAGGTGGCCTTAATGAACCAAAATTCCATGTCGACGGTACCCCCTTCACGGGGAATTGGGGAAGGCCTCAGAG AGACGGTCCAGCACTTCGGGCCATTGCGGTGATGATTTATGCCAACTTCCTCCTTGACCGTGGATTTCCTTCAGACGTCAGCTACGTGCAGCAACGGATCTATGATCCCAGGCATCTCAAATCACCAGGGAGAGTCCTTAAGAACGATTTGGAAGAGGTAGCACACGGATGGTCAAAAGGCGGCTTTGATCTATGGGAAGAGGT TGATGGACATCACCTATTCACCCTTCTTGTTTCCCGTAAAGCCCTGTACGATGGTTCGACATTTGCGAAACGTCTCAACGATGTTGGAGCAGCGGATCATTACCTCGCCCAAGCTCATTCTATCACGCAGAAGCTTTCATCGTTTTGGGATTCCAAAAGAGGCTATTGGCTCTCAAGCTTGAGTGGTCGCGATTTTGAGCTTGTGCAGCTCAAGTCGGAATTTAACTTCACCAACGCATATCCAAGACGAGAATGGCTAGATTGTTCGATACCCCTGTCTATCATCCATGCTGGCTCCCACACACTTCAACCCAGCCATAATTTCTCTTTTCCGTTCTCTGCAACTGATCCCAGTGTCCTTTCGACCATACACCTTTATATCAAGTCTTTTGATGGACTTTACAGTATCAATGATGGCAAGCCTTGGTCAGATGGATGGGCGTTAGGGCGTTACAAGGAAGACGTATATGACGGTAAGGGCCAAAGTCAAGGGAATCCTTGGTTCATTTGCACTTTTTCTGTTGCGCATAGTCTGTACCTCGCCTACAAGGAGTTTCGTGAGGCAGGTGCCATTGTGATTGCCAACCAAACCGTTGCGTTTTGGGAAGATGTCGTTTCGATCTCATCTAAACCTCCTAAAGTTAGGGAGGGCGATGTTTGGACTGAAGGGGAAGACTGGCAATTTAAGGAGGGAATGAAATGTTTGAAAGACGTTGCAGGCAGGTTCATGGAAGTTGGCCAGCAAGTGGCGGCAGCGAACGGGGGAAGAATGAGCGAACAAATAGACAG AGACGATGGGCAATGTAGAGGGGCAAGGGATTTGACCTGGTCATACGCAAGCTTGTTGGATTTGATCAGAGTGAGATCGGATTTGGATTGA
- a CDS encoding glucan 1,4-alpha-glucosidase, putative: MRTSPHTCVLLLCAASVIATPQRQAPIQLPLSASSPSSESFAPVQRYDGDQVWRVKLGGEDIRRIEDIVDLVENLQLDIWRTTSRSLDIRLNELQKNDLQELLHPDTLFEPFITNVQSLVDFTTPSYYSDIIDSSLEVNADQSLRNGQPLQISKKNKKPKIDPFNLTTLATPFHDSYHTLKDVHQFGDALVETFNGKEGIEVWSFDVGTTWEGRPIRGWSARLMRNESDVNNSQRRRRSRVTEEDEELQKEIVIISGQHGREWVGPSSALYFLHSLLLTSLSSPSSEAALMLSKFTFSVIPTINPDGFVYSQSHRMWRKNRQPVGHKSCVGIDLNSNWAYKWKKEKKEKPCNEGYRGKAAFEAYETKAVGEWLAKGAERGTRVRAFVDLHSYGQLFMFPFAHSCNDFPADAEMLMEAGLGVAKAIRTAHGETYETGQACDLTYRAPGDSVDYAYGVTDIRWSYSAELRDTGTYGFMLPKTLIRPTAEEISAGILHLAKFIYVLEIAD; this comes from the exons ATGAGGACATCTCCTCACACATGCGTGCTCCTCCTGTGCGCAGCCTCTGTCATAGCAACACCGCAACGCCAAGCCCCAATCCAACTTCCACTCTCGgcatcttccccatcctccgAGTCTTTTGCTCCTGTACAGAGATACGATGGTGACCAAGTATGGAGAGTCAAACTAGGTGGGGAAGATATACGGAGGATAGAGGATATTGTGGACCTTGTTGAA AATCTCCAACTTGACATATGGAGAACAACATCACGTTCCCTGGATATACGCCTCAACGAACTACAGAAGAACGACCTTCAAGAGCTTTTACACCCCGACACACTGTTCGAACCTTTTATCACCAATGTTCAGTCACTCGTCGACTTTACGACTCCTTCCTACTACTCAGACATCATCGATTCCTCCCTTGAAGTTAATGCCGATCAATCTTTGCGAAACGGACAACCTCTACAAAtatcaaagaagaacaaaaaaCCCAAGATTGACCCTTTCAATCTAACAACGCTCGCCACACCCTTCCACGATTCCTACCATACTCTCAAGGATGTTCACCAATTTGGTGACGCCTTGGTGGAGACTTTtaatggaaaggaaggcATTGAAGTGTGGAGCTTTGACGTCGGCACGACCTGGGAGGGAAGGCCTATCAGGGGATGGAGTGCTCGTCTCATGAGGAATGAGTCGGATGTCAATAACAGCCAGCGAAGGCGACGAAGCAGAGTTacggaggaagacgaggaattACAAAAGGAGATTGTCATCATAAGCGGGCAGCATGGTCGTGAG TGGGTTGGACCTTCATCTGCCCTTTACTTTCTACATTCCCTGCTTCTCacctctctctcatcccCGTCTTCCGAAGCAGCTTTGATGTTGAGCAAGTTCACTTTTTCAGTTATCCCTACAATAAATCCAGATGGCTTTGTCTACTCTCAATCCCATAGGATGTGGAGGAAAAACAGACAACCCGTGGGCCACAAGTCTTGCGTCGGTATCGACTTGAACTCAAACTGGGCGTAtaaatggaagaaggagaagaaggagaagccTTGCAATGAAGGTTACCGAGGGAAGGCCGCATTTGAAGCCTATGAGACCAAGGCTGTCGGGGAATGGCTGGCCAAGGGAGCAGAAAGGGGTACGAGGGTCAGGGCATTTGTTGATTTACATAGTTATGGACAGCTCT TCATGTTCCCCTTTGCCCATTCATGTAATGACTTCCCTGCCGACGCAGAAATGCTCATGGAGGCCGGTTTGGGAGTTGCCAAAGCAATCAGAACTGCCCATGGAGAAACTTATGAAACAGGCCAAGCGTGCGACCTGACTTATAG GGCACCTGGTGACTCGGTCGATTACGCCTATGGAGTAACAGACATTAGGTGGTCATACTCTGCGGAGCTTAGGGATACCGGCACA TACGGGTTTATGCTCCCCAAAACTCTCATCCGACCGACAGCCGAAGAGATTTCGGCCGGTATATTACATCTTGCCAAATTCATCTACGTGCTTGAAATTGCGGATTGA